ttgatttaaaactccAGCTCAACCCCTGGCAAGTCCCCTCCTCCAATTTGCCCCCTTGGTaaattatcctcactgtttaaaaatgtgcatcttatttccagtttgaacatTGTGAAACTCAGGTGAATATGGGCAATCCAGTGCAGGCTGCAATGTCACAATGTGGCCAAGCACATGCagggaaaaataaagacaaaactgCTCTCAGCAGGAGTGTGTGATGGTCTCGTTATCGTTGTTACAACGAAACATGATTCTTCCTTCTCCTAGGTCCAAGCTGACCAATGAAGACTTCCGAAAGCTTCTTATGACCCCGCGGGCTGCGCCGACATCCGCGCCCCCCTCCAAATCTCGCCATCATGAGTAAGTAGATTTCATTAATCTTTCACTGCTCTTTGACTGAACATGAACTCATCAGTCTCAAGCAGCTAATGTACATCTTACTCTTTCTTCCCTGCACTCCAGTACTGACTAACTTGCTCTATATGTTGTATATGCATTGGGGATGGGGAAACCCGTAATATCAGAAACAGCACGAATGATAGCGTGGATGCAATAGACTTATTAAAACATGCATGGGAACCCCAAGGTTTGTCTTTGGTTCTCATGTTGAACCCTTTCGCTTTCTCCCTCCCTGTTGGTACAACTGAGTTAGGTGTTGTATCGGGCAGAAATCTAACTACCCTGCTCCAAATATATCTAGCTTTGGACATCTAAGTGTTAGACCTTTCAAGCCCAAGTCCCTGTGTAACTGCCGCCTCTAGTACCTCCTGTTCCTGTTCTGTGGGTGTCTGCCGTTTGTGATGACTGTGGTTTTTCTGTTCTCTCCAGGATGCCCCGGGAGTACAATGAAGATGAAGATCCAGCTGCTcgcaggaggaagaagaaaaggtaAATGGGGAATGTGCTGTAGCAAAAGCCACCTTCACCTGTCAACCAGCTGCTGCCCTTTCTTTAGAATGCAGAAAGGGACCCTAAGTGGCCTGGAATATCAGTGGGCTCTGGACTGATGACAAAGGAACCAAATGATGTTAGAAGCACTCTGATAGGGAGGTTGTCACTTTTCACAAACACCAAAGTGATTGCACCAGGGGAGCAGTAGGATGGTGCCACAAATTGCTTAGCTTGTCCCTAGGAGGGTGTTAGGGGAGAGCACCTGACATGGCTGCTCTCTGTGGGGGTGAGTTAGGACAATATAGGGGTATTTGCCCCATTCAGGATTTTCCTTCAAGTATTGAACTCATTATGGTGCATTTACACCGTTTGTGTGCAGAGTGGGTTCTTCACTTTTAAAGCTACTCTGTTCCTCAGCAATATCTTGCTATTACAATGTTATTTTGTTTACCATTTTCCATACAAACTGTGTCCCCAAATGCTGTAGAGGTAAAAATATGAAGAGTTGTAAGTGAGGAAGAAAAGTTGTTTTGTCTTCCACTGAGATGTGAGGACTGGTTGGAGCTGAGAATTACAGGAAGACTGTCCTGGACAAGTGTTGCTGCTGAGGAGAAAACTATTGCACCTACAGTGAAGAGATTCTGGAAGGGGACAGATGAGGCCAGTGCCAGATGAGTAGAAGGAATGAGAAGGGCAGTAGAGTGAGAACAAGGTCTAGGAGAGTCTGCAGCAAGTCCATTAAGGGTTTTTAAATCAAGCATCCCCAAATGAATGGGGAGCCACTGGAAGTGTCTGAGGATGGGGCTACGTGGCTGAAGAAAGGGAGCACTATTTTCTACATGCTGGAGTCTGGAGAGTTGGGACTTTATGGGACCATGGAGAAGGGAGTTGTGCTAGCTGTGGCAAAGCAGCTAAAAGCATGGCTGAGAATTGAAgcggaggtggagtggaggcagtGGCCCACACAGTACAGTGTTCTGGGAATGGGAACAGGTTGGTGATGTCGCCTGGTCAgtattttttaaacacaatggATTAGCTCAAACGCTTCTCCCTTTCTCTGCCCCCAGCTATTATGCAAAGCTGCGGCAGCAGGAGATTGAACGAGAGAGGGAGCTGGCTGAGAAATACAGGGATCGAGCCAAGGAGAGAAGAGACGGTGTCAACAAAGACTACGAGGAAACAGAGCTGATTAGCACGACTGCCAACTACAGGGCAGTGGGACCCACTGCAGAAGCGTAAGTTAGCCTGAGTCCAGGCATTGTGAGGGAGCTccagcccagagcagagcttgtGTAACATGCTCCCTTCTCATTATACAGGGATAAGTCAGCAGCTGAGAAGAGGCGACAGCTGATCCAGGAATCCAAGTTCTTGGGTGGTGACATGGAGCACACTCACTTGGTGAAGGGTCTGGATTTTGCACTGCTGCAGAAGGTGAGTGCAGATGATGATACATCAGTAGGGTTTTCCTTCTGAGTTGCAGTGTACTTGTCAGCGAGCTAAGCCATTGACTTCCAcccagagctgtcccttgggtatGGCAAATTGGGGCGAATGCCCCATGGTCCACgctttgagggggaggggaggcgaaTGGGGAGGTGAGGGGCAGGCAGGTGCGGGGAGAGGGAGCGAGGAAGAGCCCTCCTCCTCTCAAGTTACTCAAGTCTACATAATGATGCAGTGGctgaactgggactagaacccaggtctcttgcgATCCCTTGCTCCAGTCTAGCGAGTGGAGCACACAGGGATATAGAATGGTCAGGTGCTACTGTGCACCCGTTCAGCCTGTTTCTTGGTTGGAGTTGCCCTGTGTGAGGCTGGGGGAGCACTGGCTGGtccactgaaggtgttggagccCAGGGGAAAGGGCTGGATGCCTCTCTTCTGATTACAATGAGCAGCTGTAGCAGGGTAGCATTTTGACAGCGTTTTCCCTTTTCGTCTGCCTTGTCGTTCTGATCAGGTGCGTGCTGAAATTGCCagcaaagagaaggaagaggaggaactgaTGGAGAAACCCCAGAAGGAAACCAAGTGAGTGTGAAAAGGCTGAGCCCTCCTCTGAGCTCAGTGCAGCCAGCTccgcaggggctggagcaggaatgGAAATGGCCATTCTTTTAatacttcattttcttttcagaaaagatGAAGATcctgaaaataaaatagaattcaAGACTCGCTTGGGTATGAATGTGGCCACCTGGGTGTGTTACGCTGGTTGTGCAGAGAATAGGAAGGGGCTTGGTGCATGGCTGAGGATCATGCCCTGGGTTGGGTGGAGAGGAAGCTTAGCAAATTGGTTGGGGAGTTGTGGAGGACTCAGTGGATTGGTGAGGGGCTGGCAGATCGGTTGGGGCTCTCAGGAGAGAGGCTGTGAGTGAGATTCTGGAGCCTCTGAGCAGCAGGGATAGTTTAGCTCTTGCAATAGGAGTTTGGATATTTGGGTTTCCTCTTCTCCTGAGCCAGTTGGTTTTacgcttctctctcttccccaggtCGGAACATCTACCGCATACTGTTCAAGACTAAAGCATATGAGCGGAATGAGTTGTATCTGCCGGGGCGGATGGCCTACGTAGTGGATCTGGATGATGAGTACGCAGACACAGATATCCCAACCACCCTGATCCGGAgcaaagctgactgccccaccATGGAGGTAACTGCCTAGGCCACTCCTAGTTCCCTTACTGCACTGTCTGACAGCACTGGCTCTAGCTCAGCAGGAGCATGGCTGCTCAGAGTCCTGCCTCACGGAGGGGCTGCAATTCTCAGGGCTTCTCTTTCTGGAGAATCATTCCTTCTCTCTGCGCTTTCTCTTCCAGGCACAGACCACACTGACCACAAATGACATTGTCATCAGCAAGCTGACTCAGATCCTCTCCTACCTGAGGCAAGGGACCCGCAACAAGAAGCTCAAAAAGAAGGACAAAGGTAGCCCTGAGGGGAGGAAACTTCAAGGAGACAGTGTCTGACAGAAGCAGGAAGGGGCCATAGGAACTGGCTGTACAGATGGAGCCAGTGTGGGGAATATGCAGGGCAAGGCACAGACTAGAATGGGCAATGGAGGGGGCTGAGATGGTCAGCGGAGCCCCTTCTCTGGTGGGATGCAACGTCGTAGCTAGAAAAGTTACTGGCTGGGCTGTGGTCAGCCACAAACTGGGGCTTGATCTCAGTGAAACTACAAAGGAGTGAAGGGAGCTGTGTGTATCCtagcagggctggatttccatCGCCTTGTGGGATGGAATCGGGGTGGGTCTCCTGTGGCCCATGGGGGGGATGGATTTGGGGGGGACAGTGTTCTAAGGAATGAAGTGATGGAACCTGGCAGGTCGTAGGGGACAAAATCAGGGGGGGCAGCGTTCCTGTGGCTCccgaggctggggcggggggaagaggggggaatcCCTAAAGCAGGCTCCCTTGTGGAGATATGGGGAATTGCTGGCTACTCTAAAAGTGCAGGCTCTACCTGGGGGTTGCACTGTGTCTTTCTCAGTTTCATCTCCTTTCGGGCTGAAGGGGAGCTGGTTATCCAATCCCCAGCCATGCAGGAGTGGGAGGGAAAGCTGTCTGGAGGCAGCTGTGCCTGCAAAGGGCTGTATATGTAGCCGGGGGCCTGCTGGAGGCTAGTATGGTAGGCTCTGGGAGCATCTTGGAGCCCTGCTCAGAAGCTCTGTGGTGATTGCACAAGCCCCTCTTGTGTGCACTTCAGTTGGTTGGGCAGGGCGGGGGATGTAGAGAAAGCAGGACAGAAGTGTGCTGACTTCACTGACTGCTGCCTTCTGCCTGCAGGAAAGCTGGATGAGAAGAAACCCCCTGAGGCTGATATGAAGTAAGTAACCTCCTCGGGGATGAGGGACTGTCCTCTGGTCTTTCTCTTGATTGCTCACACTAAGAGATTTGGGAATCAGGaagttggctggtgcttctgagGGTAGCTGTTGGGTTCATTTGGGGAATTCGGGGCGCTTAAGGGCTCTGTTTGGCCCGTTACTTCTTTACACTGAGCTTTAGAATGGCGATTCCCCCCCAATTCCCTTTAAGCAGGGGGAGAGAGATGAAGAGGCCCTGACAAGGGAGAGGAGATGTTTTTGGTTGAAGCTTGAAATGGCTGGAGCATCTGCACCTCCCTGGGGCACAGAGGGAGGCCAGTGCAgatagcaggagctgcagagcagaaggCTCTTGTTTTCAGTGGAGAGAAATGTGTGCTAGATGAGCACAGGGATGCAGCTGGCTGGGACTTCACAGATGCTGTAGTCTTCTCTGGATTCATGCTGCTTTTGTTACTGGTTAGTCTCCAGCTTCGAGGGGCTGATCTGTTGGTCTTTGCCGCGACACCAGTGGTAACTGTATCATCCATTTCACCTGCAGTATCTTTGAAGATATTGGTGACTACGTGCCATCCGCTGTGAAGGTGCCACGGGAGAAGGAGCGAGACCGGTACCGGGAGAGGGAGCGAGACCGGGAGAGGGAGCGAGACCGGGAGagggagcgagagagagagcgGGAACGGGATCGAGAGAGAGAGCGGGAacgggaggaggagaagaagagacaTAGCTACTTTGAGAAACCCAAAGCTGATGACGAGGTGAGTTAAAGAAGGTCCCCTTAAATGGGCTGGGGTTATCACGGAGCAGAGAGCATTTCATACTGTGCCTCTCTGTTCCAAAGTGGGGATACGGCATAGGAGAGTCGTAGCAACACCTACATCTTCTGCTGGCTCCCCATGCTGCAATAAGAATACACCCTCCCAGGAGAAGAGGGAGCCCTGGGTATCCTGCTCTCCATCTCCCCATGCTGAGCAGGAACAGACCCAGTGTCTTGTCCAGAATCTGTTCTGTGATGGAGACTTcctgagggaggggtgggggatgttAGCTCCAGGTCAGTAGTAAGGCGCTTTCAGAGTTATAGGAAGTGTGTGGGCTGGATTCTGACCTGTGATGTGCTGTGGGAAATCCATACTGACTGCACTCTGGTCAGCTCCAGTGGATCTGAGTTCAGAATCAGACCCTGCAGCTTTGAATTGCCCCAGCACCTGGGAGGAGGTTgcctgctctttggggcaggaatgtGGCTGGGTCATCTACTGCCCTACAAGCTCATAGTGGAATTGGAGTGCTAGTTGGAGAGGGATGTTACTGCTGCTGCACCTGCAGCTTTTTGCC
Above is a genomic segment from Natator depressus isolate rNatDep1 chromosome 8, rNatDep2.hap1, whole genome shotgun sequence containing:
- the IK gene encoding protein Red, which translates into the protein MPERDSEPFSNPLAPDGHEVDDSHSFNQSKLTNEDFRKLLMTPRAAPTSAPPSKSRHHEMPREYNEDEDPAARRRKKKSYYAKLRQQEIERERELAEKYRDRAKERRDGVNKDYEETELISTTANYRAVGPTAEADKSAAEKRRQLIQESKFLGGDMEHTHLVKGLDFALLQKVRAEIASKEKEEEELMEKPQKETKKDEDPENKIEFKTRLGRNIYRILFKTKAYERNELYLPGRMAYVVDLDDEYADTDIPTTLIRSKADCPTMEAQTTLTTNDIVISKLTQILSYLRQGTRNKKLKKKDKGKLDEKKPPEADMNIFEDIGDYVPSAVKVPREKERDRYRERERDRERERDRERERERERERDREREREREEEKKRHSYFEKPKADDEPLDIDKGPGSAKELIKSINEKFAGAAGWEGAESLKKPEDKKQLGDFFGMSNSYAECYPATMDDMAVDSDEEVDYSKMDQGNKKGPLGRWDFDTQEEYSEYMNNKEALPKAAFQYGIKMSEGRKTRRFKETNDKAELDRQWKKISAIIEKRKKLEADGVEVKRPKY